AACAGTTACCACTGCACAACAAAAGATGCAACTTGCATTTCATTACATATGTACTTGCATTTCATTGAAAACCTTACAAAAATGCTTAAGTGTAATACACTTGATCCAACCTGCCAACCTGGTAGTAAGCTCTCCAATGTGGAATATATAGAATTGTTGCAAGGGGAGATACAAGATTGATATAGTATTTTCTGAATCATTGCCTTGTTTAAGACTTTAGAAAACATGGTTGTAAAGAAAAGATTCAAAATTTTCCCAAAATCTAAACTGCACACAAAGGACTACTTTTTTGGGAAGACTAAGCATATCCTATTGCAAAGCTCTTCAATTAGGCTTGGTAAAAGCAAGAACACCTAAAACCATGATATATAAAAACACCAAAATCATATATTGGAAAACCTTTCTTAAACAAATTTGCTAAATTGTATCAGCAAAAACCAGCCCaccaattttaaaaaaagattAGGAATACTGTTAACAATCCAAAAGattatttaatttgttgtttGAAAATAACATTAACATCAGAAATAAGGAAGGATAATGCTACAGGAGCTTACCATCATTTGAATTTAACGACCAGCTATCAGCTATGCTTTGGCACTACTTTATTCATTTGGAACATGATGGAATTGACACCAAAATTGGCAAACCCAATTCAAATAAAAGAGATAGAAATGCAAACCTATGtgagagaataattaattataaaaagaatGACGTGGAAAATTATGGAGGAGTGTGTGAAATTTGAGTGTCTCACTTTCCAGAGTGAGGTCTCAAAATTATTAGATAACAGGGTGATATTCttttcacactttttttttttttttttgactaaaTATTACTATTGTATTTAGTTGGagaatctatttttttttgtcactgTCATTCCTTTCTATTTTTCACATTATTCTATCTTTGTGGTGCTTCTCTAGACTCTTCCATTCTAATTCCAATACCCCTACCAccctatctttttttttttcagtctcTAGATTCTTCCATTCCAACTCGAATTCCCCTTGCACTCTATAATAACCACCTCTCTCTGCGCACGCTTCACACCTTCCATCGTTCCTCCATCTTCCCCTTACACATTGATTTCTCTTCACCAGGTTTGGTGTTTTTTTCTCCATAACTCTCTCTATCTCGCCATTGTGTTTAATTcgctcaagttttttttttgcctcCTCTTTGCAATTCGCTTATTGCTTCACTTTTGTTCTGGTTATCCAGGGCTTTTCGTTCCCGTTTCGTTGTGTGCAAGAATCGATTATCGATCATCGATCAATAATGTCTCATATCCTCTGATCGCAAATTGCATGCTCCCTTTTAATTTTCCCCAGTTTGTTAGATTAGGGTTTATTTTCATCTCGTCgattttcagtttttattgcaaatcttttcttttctgatggattatattatattatatgctTGAATTATATAATTGAGAAAATTTTAGATATCCCCATTTCAGAATTGGGCTCCTCTTAGTTGAAATTATTGGAGTTGATTGGGAAATTATgagatttaaatttattaatttagggTTGTCTAAATGGTCGTAGAcgaagtttgggttaaatactAAGGTGGTTTAACCCGAACTTTGTGTAGCGTCATTAGACAATCCCATTAATTTTACCCTCCATTGAAATGAGATTTTTTTGGGTACTTTGGATTTGTTGTTTGTGATGTGGATTTTGCTGTTTGGACTTAACTGAAGCGAACGCGGTAGCCAGAGGGACCGAGACCGCGAAAGGGCTCAAGCAAGAGCTGGTGGAAAAACCAAGCAGCCTAAGAATGATGGGTTAACCCCTGAACAGAGGAGGGAAAGGTTGTTATTCTTCTAAACTTTCTCTTTTTATTATGGCATAATCATCGTTACGTGCCTAACTTGGTGTGTTCTTTTGCAGGGATGCAAGAGCTTTGCAGGAGAAAGCAGCAAGGAAAGCAGGGCAAGCTGGAGGGAATAATGCTGGTGGTGGGGGTGGTGCAGGCAAAAGTAGGCAAGAAAAGAGTCGTTGAGTTAGGGAAGGTGTAGGGTAATATGTGCATTGTATTAGAAATGGTGAATTTGTGTTGCTTATTCTgatttgggttttgggtttgaagTCTTGTACTTGTGTCATTTTAGGGAAAAGAACTAAGTAGTTTGTGTTTTTCTGGGGAGGGCATTGTTGGTGGCTTCTGATCGTTTGACTCTATCTGATTTGGAATACAATTTGTCTGTTGCATTTGTagtaatatttttcaattttatttctcATCTTGGTTTATATGAATGGAACAAATCTGGCTGACGGTGCATTGTTATGAAAATATGTAAGACACTAAACTCAGGAGAGGAAAGAAAGAATAGTTGGGGAATATTTGGGGTTTGAATTGGAATTGTGAAGGAAGTCCACAGTACACTTGGATGGGTTATCTACTAGCATGTATTTCAATTTCCTCATTTCTGATTAACATAATAACATCTCATTGATAAAACCCTAGACCAACATGTCCCTTCAAATGAAATTTTCATCTCACATTCTCTAGTATGACTCAGTTCTATCAAGGTCCTAGAAGAGATTTTTGGTGCCTTTCTGTTCGGGAGTCTTGTTTTTGGCATCATCAATAGCTGTAAAATAACAACCTGCAAAGTCTCTTAATGACTAATTGTCACTCTTTAGGAGATTCTTAGAATCCTAATTTATAAACACTCGACAGTTACCATTGAAATCAAACACAATAGTACAAGAACAGGGATTGAGTTGTAATCTAATAACTTGTGATGGAGGTTCAACATTTATGGGTTCAGTATTTGGAATCACCGAGACTTGAGTCATGGGAGATGGAGGCAGTTTTTGGTGAGCTGAGATGATTGTGTTTAGTGAGTGTGGGAAAGGGTTGTCTGATTGGATGGGGGATAATTAAGGAGTGAAAGTAGCTTTGTACAGAATTAGCTTTATCAGCTTCTAGCTCCTTGGAGGGGTTCCTCTTCAGCCACGAGAACTATGGGTATTGGTGCAGCAAAGTGGATAGGAAGTGGTGATATGAAGCCTTGCTTGAAAAAATTGGTGGCAGTGAACGAGGAGTTCTCGTCATCTTCTACTTTTTCTTCCACTCCATCGTCTTCCTAAGATAACAAATGTAGATGCATGTACTTAGGCCTCTAATGGGCCTTAATAGCAGCTGAGGGTTCCTTCCTTGTaggaggtggtggaggcggATAAACTGGAACTACGCTATGTTGAGAGGGAACTGCAAACATTGACTCCTTAGCTTTGGAATAGGTTGTGCTAGAGCAGGTGTAGCCTTTCTTTTCCTTGTTCTCAGCCTTTGTACAATAAACAAATTATCTTCAACCTTTTGTGGGAGGATCTTTTCATGGGGTAGCATTTGTTCAGAACTAGCCATCTGTGAGGAGATCTTCTTTGGTTGAACTGTCTTAGAACATTTAGATGATGTGGTCTTGCACTTGCACTAAAAAAAAGCTATTTAGCGAGGGgaaaaatccgtcgctaaatattTAGCGACGGAACGGCATCCGCCGTGATAAGTGGCGTCGCTAAAAACTCAACGACGGAAAATTAAATCCGTCGCTGATAGCGACGGAAACTGGTCGTCGCTAACGTATATATTTACGTCGCTAAATCGGTTACAGGATTACCCCATGAATCCGTCGCTATTTCCGACGGAAGTTTCGGTCGCTATTTACGACGGAAAATAACTAGCCGTCGCTATTTGCGATGGAACGTTCCGTCGCTATTGAAGACTTGAAGACGGAACGCAGCTGTCCGTCGCTGTTTGCGACGGAAGTGTCCGTCGCTAACTAGCTGTCATTTTAATATACATTCCCTCTCTAATTTATCAATGGTAGAGAGGGACAAACTCCGTTGCTAATTTCCCTCTCTATTTTAGGCAGTGAACTGACTAATTTCATAGCTTCAGTACATAGTAATAAGTCCTAACTTTGAAGTATGAATATTATATACCAAAACGAACATTCCATTTAAGTTCAATATAATTATGCCTTgtggaatttaattttttatgatgCAGAACCTACATGAATTGAAAAGAATTATGTAATAGGTTAAAAATATGTAACATTGATAATATTCAATCAAAGTAGAAATGAAAATTACTATAACCTAAGCTTCTCTGCATGGACTTAGTAAAGCACATTATACAATAAAATGTATTACACAAGCCCCTTGCTATCCACAACACAGTTGTTTCTACTAATGGAAACAGAGCAATGGATGGAAACTAAGAAACCTTACCTGTAATACTTGACAGCTTTCTAATGTGCTTTGCCCACCTTGAAGAATAAGCaaaaaggaaatcaaaatcaGCATGAGTTGGTAACTCAAATACTCAATTATGCCATGGTGCTCTCTTGgtaacattcatttttttttaaagaaaaggaGACAAGAAAACTAGGAAACTAAAGAGAAGGGGGCAAGAAACAATAGCAAAGACAAAGAAACAATGTCATATAGAGGACtatattatttaaagatttaatgtctatgcacacacacacacatattcaATTGGATACACAGACAAATTCAGATGAAAGATATATCGGGGTGATACTTCATAACATATGCACATTAATCAATGCCATTAGTCCTGCAGaagttttgtttttaaaatcaaaatacTAACCAAAAGGTCCCAATGAGAGAAAACAGCTACAGCTCCAGCCACAGGAACATTCTCACCATCCTCACCAAGGTATTTTATCTGCAAACAATCTTTCACATTAAAGGGGAAGATAAGAAACACAATAACAGAACAAAGAGATATAGGAGGCGAAATTCAAGGGGAAGCAACATGGAAGAGcaaagagattttttttttcaagaaacAACACAACATGTGAACTATGCCACACGAAGACTAAATTTTGATTAAATCTGGTATAGAATGAAAATAAATCATGATCTCAAACTTACATCATTTTAAAGCATAGTTTGTATTTTTTCAAACACAACAGATGACGTCCAAACCCAATATGTCTAACTAAATTTATTCAGCGAATACTAATTGCTACCAAAACTGGATCAGCAGTGGAATTATGCAGATAAAACTTGAATTCAAAATGATATCAGCTCAAATGTGTACCACTTTTCAACAACCAAATTGCATCTAAATTAGACATTCCTAAATCAAGTAATAGTTGAAGCAGCAGGGGATGCTTAACACCATGATAGCACAcaagataaatataaaaaacacCTACTAATTTGTCCATTAATTTGAGAAACCATAGTAACTAGAAGAAGACTGCCACAAAAGTACATCCACATATCAATCTAAGAAGGAGAAGAACATATATAACCAAAACACACTTAAAAAATCAGAACAGAGAAACATATAGTACCAAGGGAAGACTGCAATAGATATAAAAACTAGGAAGATAGAAAAGAATCCCTGAAATAACTATGACATAAATAGAGTGAAAGTTAACAGCATAAAAATACTACTTAATTGCAACAAAGAACATGATAAACCCTCGAACTTAAACTCCCTTGTTCACAGCTGCAAACAATGATAAATTGGTATATTCAACAAGTATCAAATAGTTCCACCACGGTCTCTAATGGTTTTAAATTATATTCTAACAGTATCAAATGAATCCACCACGCTCTCTCTGAAATGTTCCTTCGAATTAATTCAAGACATATAAATAGTTCCCAGCTGTATTTGAAGAATAAATATCATTGCTTAAAAGAAAAACTTTACCTGCTCAGAAAGGAAGTGAGCCGAGACAGAATTCAATGAATAAGAACTTAATATATAGTCTCTTTGCATAACctgtaaataaaaaataacgaATAAACTTATTTCGCAAtaagtttcaatttttcaagCATCAACTGATTAGAGCAAAACTAAATATTGACAGAACCTGGAGCAAATCAAACTGCACTCTCCCTTCAACTGTAACTTCTTTACTTTTCCTGGTCCCTAACTGCTTGCAAAACCAGCAAGTATCACTAAGGGGTTGAACTAATTGAAAAGCCAAAACATAGACGGATAAACAAAGTTATTCCCAAATTCACAAAAAAATAGGGACATAGAATGTTGTACTAAGGACTGCAATCACTTGTGGAGCCAAAATCCTGCTTCCAAAAAATTTGATGAAACTAAATGAAACCTACCAACCCACATAATATCAGAAATACAAATAGTATACTACAAAAATAATGGGAGACAATTACATAACAAGTGACTATATCTCTACCTTGATGAGAAAGTTGTATCTTTTACTCGAACTCTACTGTTCCTGATACGGCCCAAGATTGGAAATTCTGCTATTCAAGGTGGCAGCTCTCTGAAATCAAGAAAAGAACACATTAAATTGTAACATGAATCATAACCAAAAGCTCAGAACTTCCAACTATCACCTCTAAGCATACTATTTAATGTCAAAATTAAATCAACACCTCAATAAGATATGGCAAGTCAAATTTGCATATGTTATATCCAATAATAATATCAGCACCTAGGCTTTtccctccctctccctctctcaaCATGTTTCCTCAAGATAAAAGAATCTACCACGCTCTCAACTCTCAATCACTGCTAGGTGCCACAATGAGCAACCAACTCCAATTCCTCCTCACGTTTCCCTCAACCAAGAAGGCCTCTACCTCTACCAATTCAAACTCACACTCGACGACCCAGACTCAAAAACCAACATCACCGGACCACTCACCAACAATGGTCTCACTAGCAAAATAAAATGGTGaacggaagaagaagaatttcaatTACCTGAGAAATTTCCGTTTTCGTTAACCGACGATGAAGGATGAGGGTTCACGAGTTTTCCCTTAAGCTTGCG
This portion of the Lotus japonicus ecotype B-129 chromosome 3, LjGifu_v1.2 genome encodes:
- the LOC130748138 gene encoding uncharacterized protein LOC130748138 translates to MSRGSQRDRDRERAQARAGGKTKQPKNDGLTPEQRRERDARALQEKAARKAGQAGGNNAGGGGGAGKSRQEKSR